Below is a genomic region from Aricia agestis chromosome 16, ilAriAges1.1, whole genome shotgun sequence.
GGATCGAATATCGTTTCGCAAGCGAAtgggaaaaattaaaataaaatgtcactttattaaGAAGACTAcgggtttcattttctaccgaaatTTGTTTAGCAACTCATGCCGAAGCTGTTTTGTAGTGACGTACAGCAAAAACCTTAGCCTATATCAGTtattaagataacattttaaactttcgcgttgcattataattaaaactttttatatgtatagtatgtactcgtagtagcattactacttgaataagtcgcgttaagtcccgattaaaaagttttaacctTAGCCTAGGTcaaaaagtggcattttaattttgttgGTTGCTGTCGCTTGTCGCGTCGAACGCGGTACCAGACTGCTATCGAAATGTGATTCGCGGCTTAAAGAATCGGAACCCTGCTCGAATTGAGATGAAAGGTTTAATATCTACATCAAAGCTACGTTTGATGGAATTAggataaaacatatttatggTAGACAATATTATTTGATATTGAATCATGAGTTATTGAACGTAATATGTTGCGTACACAGATTATTGTGTCGGTGTAGAAATTGTCGAATATCACTTTACTAACAGTTTCCTTTGTCAATAtcaatactaatactaatattaatattaggaAGTTGGAGAGTTTCTTTGTTTGAACTCGTGTACgtctgtgccaaattacataaaaattggtccagtacggatcaatttttgtttaatttggcACAGACGTAGAGTAGATAAAGGCTACTATTTTTCTgtgggaaaaatgtacggttttcgagGAATTCCCTTCACACAGCGGAGCCGCGCCAAAGGTCAAGTTGAAGAATAAAACCGAAATGATCATTACGTATGACAATAGTACTTATTGAAGCCAAATgctataatgtttttgtaatagtATTTTCAAAAGAACATTTTTCATAGCAAGCGAGATGAAAAAAGATAAAATGAACAACAAAAGCCCGTTGTGAAGTTTCGAAAATACATAATGAACTGAATTCGCGCGTAATTTCAAAGGACTCTGtgaattttctgaaatttgttCTTTGTTAAAAATAGTAATGAGTGTGAAAGTGTTAGGCTTGCGCTAATTTTTCGCCGTCATTTACCTCGAGTAATTGACCATTGTggtcatttattttaatttagcaCATTAAGTAAAATAGAATTACCCATTCATAAAGTTACCGTGGTTTATGTAAAAACTGTAAGTAATATAATGCTTTTTCATCCTTTGTTGATGATGTGATCTtcattttacgtgggagagccatgcttcggcacgaatgggccggctcgaccggagaaataccacgttctcacagaaaaccggcgtgaaacagcgcttgcgctgtgtttcgccgagtgagtgagtttaccggaggcccaattcccttccctatcctccccttttcccttcccttcccatgcctaccttcccctattaccctattccctcttaaaaggccggcaatgcacctgcagctgatgctgcgagtgtccatgggcgacggaagttactttccatcaggtgacccgtttgctcgtttgcccccttatttcataaaaaaaaatatattacattactAGCTGTAACGTAACaatacattttcccgggacataaagtatatctatatcaaattgcagcaaaatgggtttagcggtttggatgtgaaaaggtaacagacagtcagacacactttcgcataatattattataattagtatgAATAGTGCCCAAGAACATACGGCATGCTTTCAACATACAGAGCCTAGTCTAGAGAGAAGAACTAGTTAGTCAATACATCTGGGTTTCCTCACGTTGATTTTCTACATCCGTATAGGTATCAATAAAATAGTAGTCGTACCCAGGTtctttggggggggggggcaaattacccaggttctgggccaggggggtggggcaaattacgcagattctgggccagggggggcaaatcagattttttataagctaggtgtttatcaagaataaaaaatttataatttttagttgtaaaaatattgtatagcaaacaaatggcaaaaattcgttttattatttttaattttttatagatgaaagtaccagataatatacttagtacggacgtcaacatgatccaggggggggcagctgctctcccctgccccccctcggtacacCCATGTTTATGCAACAGATTGTTCATGAGTTATCCTAGGACCTTTTGTCCTAAGAAAGTCTACGTCTAACAAACGAGAGAGCTACGTGACAAGAATTGCGATCAAAGGCAAAAGGAATCTATAAAttcgaaaaaacattttccaagATATTGTGCAGCGCTTCTGCATGAATGTGCCTCGAAATAACATGTCCCACTTATATTCCATTCTGGAGGAGGAAAGATAGGAAAGATAGGAAAGATAGCGTatctttttcataaaaatgttcaAAGGCGCGACATCGAATGCaaagaaataaacaaaacatattGTTGGAGCCTCCAGATGCCTCGCAGCACAAATGATATGAAAGTTTTGTGATTTTAATATTCCTTTGTGCTTTTAACAGCTTTATTAAACGGTGGTTTGAGTTTTTATTTTCGTGTGTTGTGTGGTTTTCAGCGTGTCTTGATATTCATTATACTTTGGATAAGTCAAATTAACAACAAATGTGGATAATACAGCAAAAACTGGTTTTATTTCGGAGTGGGACAACTCTTTCAAAGTATGtatacacgagcttttgcccgcggcttcgctcgcgttaagaagtattattatatacaaactttcatcccctatttgaaccccttggggttagaattgatcaaaatcctttcttagcggatgcctgcgtcataacatctacctgcatgccaaacttcagcccgatccgtccagtggtttggactgtgcgttgatagatcactatgttaatcagtcagtcagtcacttttgagttttatatattatatagatacgtGTTGACCTACCACCCTGACATACATTGTTGTTGAGAATGATAGtcactaaattaataattatgatgatgATCTTTACAATATCATCAATCAATTGTCTACCGCCTCCCTTCAACAACTAAGACATTATTATCATGGACGGATTTAAACTTTGATATGgggtaaatatataatttatagcaaCTGATATTATAAACGAGACTGATAACAAAACTAATAATGCAAATTAATCATGATTTGCTGATAATAATACAAAACACCGGTATATAAGCAGGCTGTCTTTGCGTGACGTCGATCGATCGATCGATGATATCGATCtaataagtgatttttatacaaaaggGTTTGAATTCAGTAATGGCTTAatagatttaatttttatcagcAACTTTTTATAATTGGGCACATCCACTTGTGAAGTGCTTCAACAAGTACAACTCGCAGAAgtacttttcttttattgaaatgttgccaaaaataaaataattttaaatgaatataatgTTGTACCAAATGAAGTAACATTTATCGATGCAAATACGAATAAAAACACATAAATCTCTTTAAATTAACCGAAAAGCGTTCAAAATAGGCTTCGTACATTCATTTGGggtaataaaaatacagaagTAGGAACAAAAAACATTGGAATGAAGTCTGGGCGTTATGTTAAGCTCGCCCTACATATGTAGCTGCCAACAAGTCTGGCAGAATGCCAGAACTGTGACCTGGAACCTCCAGACTAATGACAACCTTGCCAATTCCTCCCCTGCCATAAATGGTATTGCTAGATTAGAACGAATCTGCCCTCAAAACATGAGAACATCAAACACGCTTTTAAACAAAGACTGCCGCAATCAGATTTTGACATGAAGctccatatttttttatcaaactcttcattaaattaaaattaagtacccATTAAGTGTCACTGAGTGCAGCTGTTAGGTCCTCAAACAAGCAAGTACAAATGCATGAATACAAGAAGTGGCAAGCTACAGCATGCTGACGATCAGAAGCTCCTCTCATTCGAAAAGGACATAACAATGGTACCATATTCTTTATAATGTCAGCAATGATAAAGAATTCTAATCGAGATTCGAGTCAAACATTAAAAAAGATCAGAATTCTGCCGACAAGTATTAAGATTGTTTTAAATCTAAAATTTGTTATTAAGGATAACATAGGTACCTATCCGTTGTAAAATAGCATTACGGACCACAAGGAAATGTGAAATTACGTTTTCAGTTCCAGGCGTTTTTGAATACAATTTTTCTGTACTTATTGGCCGGCTGGGCTGGCGACAGCCAGGAAATGAGTTTTCCCCCACCCCACTCACCCCTAGGGTGGCAGAGGACAAGCAAACCAACCTCATTATTACCTCGGAATATCTGTTGAAACGCCCCGGAATCATAACTTTTGTAATTAGAACTTCGCAGTTATGATAATATCGCACTATGTTTTCGTATTACATTTCGTCTATCCTGTTTCTGATTCCGTGTACCTACATGCATGTTACTGAATTTTTAATAGCACCATTCGTTAATAGTGTTACATTTTGCTATATTATACTGCTTATATTTCATGCAGGTTAAACTTTTGCCTGCACATTTTGGTTGTATCTTGTATGGTACTCATTATTGGGTACACGCCAGTAGATAAAAATTTCAGTAACACAGCTTCTAATAGCATGTACCAGGATCGCAGAAAGTGCAAGGAGATAGGAGCACAAAACGCCACGAGCTCTCGACTCGCGTGCCGCTAAGGGCCGGCAGTGATTAGAGCGCGCTAACAAAGCTCGGAGGACCCTTAACCTATATGCTCCGTCACTCCTCGCAGCCGCTACACGCCTGGTACGTCACGTTAAACAGTCCACTATCTTCTCAGTCCTCTCAATACATTTTATTGGCTACTgacccgcgcggcttcgcttccGTGATCATCGACCGTCCTTGCTAAAACTTCAACCACTTTTTTGCgttaaaaattagcctataTCCTGGAATTTATACAAAATCCTTtgcgtaattttaaaaaattaataaaaaaggtgACAGATTCATAATATGCATTGTGAATGATCAAACATTTACGCCTCTTTTATACATACGCCTAATAATTGGTTGCATTCACTAAATGGGTACAAGTGTATTCGATAATTTACTATTTGCTATGTTTTAATAAAGCAATTCCTTTCAATCTAAATTAACACCATCAAAATTAGCAATTAAGTGACAAACGAAACATTCCAATTACACTAAAAGCGTTACAAAGTCAGATTGCAAAATACCTAATGAATTTACTTAAATGATTTGATTGCGCTGTAAATACGAAACTAGAGGAAAATTCTAGATAGAATCGTGAAGGCGACGACGAAATAATTcagttttattttacaaaagtgaAGGAGCGCTTTACGGCGGCCTGGCAGGGCGATAAAACGGCatttaataaaatgtcactGGAGGACTGGCTTCTCTGACGGTTTGTACACTGACCGAACTCGATGCTCTATATCGATTCAGAgctaccaatatattttgatcaCTGACTAAGGGCACTAGCTGTTCCGGTCGAATATTTTCATTCCAGCAAAATGGTTGagtaatttgaatttggaattttatttatatagtgcatgcaatgataataatattatataagtaggtatatgcaataaaataatatgtaataatatcatTGAGTGCATGTTTAAATTCTTTTTTTCGTTTCCGCAAAATGGCCGagtaatttgaatttggaatttcaATTAAGTAAGAGAATGCATGTTTAAATTAGTgatttgaaattagaattttgATTATAGAATGAATGTTGGGATCCCAATCCCAATAACAGCAGATAGAGAATATCTGACTTGCGTGGAAGGGAATCGAGAAATTAACATGTAGATTTACGTTCACTTGAAACTTGGAGCTCTGTGGAAGTTAAAGTTAATAGGGACATTACACCAAATGGCGCTGCAATTACTCGCGAACTATGAAGGTGCGGCCCTAATTTGTTCCTAAACTTCCTTAATATTCCCCTGACGAGATAAATTTATTAGCGCAACGGTGACGTCCCCGTAATGGCGGCAATAATGGAACACGCTCTCGAGTACTTACTtctgatattatatattatttgagTAAAATAATTAAGACCATGGACGAATTGTACATGTATATGTATGATATCTCTATGTTAAGACTGAagaagatattaaattaaaagcatagacatacaaaatttaaaagtaatgaGACAAAAAAAGGTATGCGCGAAAACCCCATAATATGCGCTTCCAGcgttattaagaaaaataaaaatgatagcAAGACAATTAAGTATGAAGTACTTcgtgttaaaatttaaattttagcacTACATAGTACGAAACATAGTAGagttatattctctttggtacGAAATTTACAACAACGCGTCTACAATCACGGCGAAATTCCACTAAGAATCTGCCTATCATGCTTCATTTGTTATCACATGTGATAGCACGTATCTTTTTAAGTAGCATCCGTGAAGTAATCATCATTAGGGCTTAGTGTGCACGGATGATAAAATTGTTTCCTAATTTGTAGTTTTTAAGtttgtgacataatattatgtcagctGTTTGAAACGAAAGTTGACACGGCTACATAGCTTCACCTACTTGGCAGGTTGGACGTGGTGGATAGGAAATTgtcgaaaaattattattgacagTTTTTGAAAACACAAGTCCACCTGGCGGCGCTTCGTCAGTGTCGGGTCGGCCCCCAACGACAAAAATGAATTACCGAATACCCTCCAATCGACATTAACGCTCTCAAAATACCGCCTtttttcacaataataattgatagtTCTCCAGTATTCTCAAGTTTTGCAAAAATCCTATAGCAAATAGAAACAGAGGCCTAGTGCGTGCTACACTTATCAGTGTACACTGTACTCATTTCGTATTCatagaataaaatattgtgtagtgtCACAATGACCCTGATAAAAGAACAACGTCGCtatcgataaaatattatagaatatcattttagcaatattattgttttttatcgAAAACTAGTACGTTTTAGGTAAAAAAATCGAAAGCTTTTTGTAATTCAACTTGTTTaacaagtattttttatttgtacctacataaatcttttttttttcagaaaatggAAGTCCCTTGGATATTCACCATTATTTCCTTGTTGGTCGCAACAGACGCTTACAAAATATTAGTAGTAAGCCCCTTACCTGGAAAGAGCCATGCAATCCTTGGTGATGGAATAGTGAATCATCTCGCCAAAGCTGGACATCAGGTATGATTGAATTGTTAcaacttaattaatttattttaaaaacttttttcttttcccGACGTTTCAGCTGCTTTTCAGCGGCCTGGGGGCTGGGCCACCGGTATACTGAAGTGACACATGTCTAACTTGttgaatttttataaaacttattaaattatattattcatacttaattatattttcgtgttttaaatattacgaaTAATAATTGCGTGAACCTAACAAGTGATTAATTAATTTGattgttttaataaatgtaATAGCAGGttgacaatataattattacaacgAGTGAATTTCTCGAAAATGATATTAAACTACACTATTGTTTTCCAGATACATTATATCACGGCAATAGCTCCCAAGAAGTCAGACAATGTCACAGTTATAGAAATCAAAGAGAcctacgaatatttcaatacTTGTAAGTATCTgaggaataaaaaatatttgtaacttAACTCATGACAATATTACTTTGTATTTAGCAAAACTTGTAAAATACAGAGTAAGGTTAAAACATAAGTTGAGACATGTACCTAATCTATAAATTTTGATCGCAGTTGCAGAAAAATTCTTCGGTTTTGAAGCTGTTCTAGAAAAGAAAGATGGCGCCAATAATGTGCTTACAATAATGGCAACAATGAGAGAATTCAGTAAAATTACCCTGAATAACCCAGAAGTTAGAACATTACTCACAGATAAAAACCCACATTTTGATGTCATTATACTTGAATGGCTGTATAGTGATGTATATGcagggtaaataaagaaattattgcataataaaagtaggcataaatataatttatatttttttaaatgacgttgattcagaatatttatttttattttcaaaaacatGAACAAAAACAAAACGAAACAAATTTTAATTGCTTATTGCAGCTTACAAGCTGTCTTCGACTGTCCGTTCATTTGGTTTTCAACTATTGAACCACACTGGAGGATCCTTAGCCTGATAGATGAGATACCAAACCCAGCTTATACCACCGACCCGATGATCAGTAGCTATCCACCATTTACCTTCTACCAAAGGGTAAAGGAATTGGGCGCTCAAATTATTGGACTTCTTTTGGAGATATTGTAAGTGTACATTTTGAAGTAAAATGCTTACTTGCAGTTCTTTCGAGTTCGCGAAATAGATGGGCAACAATCAATACAAAAAAACTATAGACCGTTTTAATTGTTGATTATATAtttctaatatttatatattgtcTATTTTATAGCATCAGTCGAGGAAAGGACATCCAACAATATCAGAAAATGTTGGTTCCAATAATTGAAAAGAAAGGAAAATTAGCACCTTCTCTAGATGACTTAAGATACAATGCTTCCCTGGTCCTTGGTAATTCTCACATCTCATTAGGACTACCATTTAAGCTTCCAGACAATTACAAAGCTATCGGTGGATATCACATTGAAGAGGACATACAACCATTACCGAAGGTAGACAATTTTTATCGTTATGTGATCATCTTGAACGTTACTAACACTTAAatttaataagtaaaaataagttactcttttaggatttgaaaaaaatattagacgAAGCATCCCAAGGTCTGATATATTTTAGCATGGGGTCAAATTTGAAAAGTAAAACGTTGCcaactaaagttaaaaatgacCTGCTGAAAATGTTCGGTCAACTCAAGCAAACAGTTTTGTGGAAATTTGAAGATGATCTCCCAAATAGACCAAAAAATGTACACATTGTACACTGGGCACCACAACAAAGCATTTTAGGTAAAGAGAAAACTACTTTATTTTCaactacaacattttttttatatcgttTTTTACAAAGTTTTCTATAATTGCAGCACACAAAAACTGTATTCTATTCATAACTCATGGTGGACTTTTATCAACGACTGAAACAGTACATTTTGGTATACCTATCATTGGTATACCTATATTTGCTGATCAGTTCATAAACGTCGATAGAGCGGTCCAGAAAGGATTTGCTAAACGAGTTGATATATCATACAATGTTGCTGATGATTTGAAAAAGGCCATAGACGACATTTTATCTGATACGGCGTAAGTACAAactattgataataatagagTGTATTTGTAGTAAATATAACTAGCtgaaagccgagctttgtgagtcacaccttgactgactgacgataacacatctacatagacctaaaattattataataaagcacaaatcaataggcgtgatagtttttccgtaaagtgtaccacaaaatgttcaggttgtgggatatactaaggCTCGCTTCACTCACCCTGATTACTTAGTAAGATAGTTATAATTGCTGAACATAACATTTGCAGCTATAGAAAAAAGGTGAAGGAGTTATCATTCATCTACCACGACCGTCCAGTGTCCCCGGGCAAGGAGCTGGTGCACTGGGTGGAGCACGTCATACGCACGAACGGCGCGCCGCATCTGCGCTCCCCCGCACTCATGGTTCCCTGGTATCAGAAGATGTATTTGGACCTGGCTACACTAGTAGTAGTATTTATACTAGTCATCATTTATGTAATCAAAAAAGTAATTAagaccataaaatataaacctgATAAAAAGAAGAAACGAAACTGATAATTATTAAGACTAATGCATAATATTACTGAATATATAGGTTTTTGGATCATcgtttagtatattttatcaaccataataatattgtactaaacatattaaaaaaaaaactaggaacTTGGTCTACTACATGAGCaacattgaaaaatattttactttaactaTTTCGTTCCCAATATAtatcca
It encodes:
- the LOC121734974 gene encoding UDP-glucosyltransferase 2-like codes for the protein MEVPWIFTIISLLVATDAYKILVVSPLPGKSHAILGDGIVNHLAKAGHQIHYITAIAPKKSDNVTVIEIKETYEYFNTFAEKFFGFEAVLEKKDGANNVLTIMATMREFSKITLNNPEVRTLLTDKNPHFDVIILEWLYSDVYAGLQAVFDCPFIWFSTIEPHWRILSLIDEIPNPAYTTDPMISSYPPFTFYQRVKELGAQIIGLLLEIFISRGKDIQQYQKMLVPIIEKKGKLAPSLDDLRYNASLVLGNSHISLGLPFKLPDNYKAIGGYHIEEDIQPLPKDLKKILDEASQGLIYFSMGSNLKSKTLPTKVKNDLLKMFGQLKQTVLWKFEDDLPNRPKNVHIVHWAPQQSILAHKNCILFITHGGLLSTTETVHFGIPIIGIPIFADQFINVDRAVQKGFAKRVDISYNVADDLKKAIDDILSDTAYRKKVKELSFIYHDRPVSPGKELVHWVEHVIRTNGAPHLRSPALMVPWYQKMYLDLATLVVVFILVIIYVIKKVIKTIKYKPDKKKKRN